In Apium graveolens cultivar Ventura unplaced genomic scaffold, ASM990537v1 ctg6757, whole genome shotgun sequence, the following are encoded in one genomic region:
- the LOC141703560 gene encoding uncharacterized protein LOC141703560: protein MVTEAAMMMKFFDTPDEPQGRGSRLGKFASYDTRVWNTFFGVPGAQNDINVLGQSPVFDKVIAGNSPTLIFHVNGKRYNNAYYLADGIYPRYSTFKHEAYRKDVERCFGILQSRWAILRHGARMHKRSTLKSITMTCIILHNMIGEDEFVEEEFVEPVEEDLRNPLASQVYDGPVDSNGVRIPFALVERNGRNQQAFWDRIENLESAYIHTMLQNDLVEHNWAMEANH, encoded by the exons ATGGTGACTGAAGCGGCAATGATGATGAAGTTCTTCGATACTCCAGATGAACCACAAGGACGGGGCTCACGTCTTGGAAAAT TCGCTTCTTACGACACTCGGGTTTGGAACACTTTTTTCGGTGTTCCTGGAGCTCAAAATGATATTAACGTTCTAGGCCAGTCTCCTGTGTTTGATAAAGTCATCGCAGGAAATAGCCCAACATTGATATTTCACGTCAATGGAAAAAGATACAACAATGCTTATTACCTTGCTGATGGAATTTATCCTAGGTATTCAACATTT AAACATGAGGCCTATCGCAAAGATGTAGAGAGGTGTTTTGGTATATTACAATCTCGATGGGCTATTCTTCGTCATGGTGCTCGGATGCATAAGCGTTCCACACTTAAAAGCATCACGATGACTTGCATCATCTTGCATAACATGATAGGCGAGGATGAATTTGTGGAAGAAGAATTTGTAGAGCCAGTAGAAGAAGATCTAAGAAATCCATTAGCATCACAGGTTTATGATGGGCCAGTAGATAGTAATGGAGTTCGAATTCCTTTTGCACTAGTAGAAAGAAATGGAAGAAATCAACAAGCATTTTGGGATCGTATTGAGAACTTGGAATCAGCTTATATTCATACAATGCTTCAAAATGATTTGGTGGAGCACAACTGGGCAATGGAAGCCAATCATTAA